From one Lactiplantibacillus paraplantarum genomic stretch:
- the asnA gene encoding aspartate--ammonia ligase, producing MHLIIPKDYDPKLSVKETQQAIRYIRETFQDEFGKQLNLSRLSAPMFVEKKTGLNDNLNGVEKPVSFTMQDMGDEQIEIVHSLAKWKRVALKRYGFDMHEGLYTNMNAIRKDEDLDNYHSAYVDQWDWEKVISKEERTVETLKATVRQIFKVIKHMEHEVWYKFPQAVHHLPDEIHFLTTQELEDMYPDMTPRERENAICKKLGCVFLMQIGWKLDSGERHDGRAPDYDDWKLNGDILFWYEPLDQAIEISSMGIRVDAESMKKQLKDVDAEDRLSLPYHQMILNADVPYTIGGGIGQSRLCMLLLGKAHVGEVQAALWPQAMIDQCAEHNIHLL from the coding sequence ATGCATTTAATTATTCCAAAGGATTACGATCCTAAATTATCCGTTAAAGAAACTCAACAGGCCATTCGTTACATTCGTGAAACGTTCCAAGATGAATTTGGAAAGCAACTAAACCTATCTCGGCTTTCAGCACCAATGTTCGTTGAAAAGAAAACTGGCCTGAACGATAACTTAAACGGTGTCGAAAAACCGGTCTCCTTCACCATGCAAGACATGGGTGATGAACAAATCGAAATCGTTCACTCACTTGCCAAGTGGAAGCGGGTCGCCTTAAAGCGCTACGGTTTTGATATGCATGAAGGCCTCTATACGAACATGAATGCCATTCGTAAGGATGAAGACTTAGATAACTACCACTCCGCCTACGTTGATCAATGGGATTGGGAAAAAGTGATCAGTAAGGAAGAACGCACCGTTGAAACTTTGAAAGCCACGGTCCGTCAAATCTTTAAAGTGATCAAGCACATGGAACACGAAGTTTGGTACAAGTTCCCACAAGCCGTTCATCACTTACCAGACGAAATTCACTTCTTAACGACACAAGAACTCGAAGATATGTACCCTGACATGACGCCGCGTGAACGCGAAAACGCCATTTGCAAGAAACTCGGCTGTGTCTTCTTAATGCAAATTGGCTGGAAGCTTGATTCCGGCGAACGTCACGATGGCCGCGCCCCCGACTATGATGACTGGAAGTTGAACGGCGATATCCTCTTCTGGTATGAACCATTAGACCAAGCCATCGAAATCTCAAGTATGGGAATCCGGGTCGATGCCGAATCAATGAAGAAACAACTTAAAGACGTCGACGCCGAAGACCGGCTTAGCTTGCCATACCACCAAATGATCTTGAACGCCGACGTCCCTTACACGATCGGTGGCGGGATTGGTCAATCACGACTCTGCATGTTATTACTTGGCAAAGCCCATGTCGGCGAAGTCCAAGCT
- a CDS encoding C69 family dipeptidase: MEKRIKGSCTTILVGKKASIDGSTIISRNDDGHEALDPERLVVVNPEDQPRHYQSVISKVQVDLPDKPLRYTSIPNSILTNGTWPAAGINSENIAMSATETITTNSRILGIDPLVAGGIGEEDLCTLVLPYIHSAKEGVTRLGALLEQYGTYEPNGIAFSDQDEIWWLETIGGHHWAAKRIPDDAYVVAPNRMNIDDFDFAADDTLASADLEQLIEEHHLNPDFDRVNLRHIFGSASIKDTVYNNPRAWFGQKYFTPDVEQDPMEQDLPFICHANRKISIEDVKFVLSSHFENTKYDVYGSGSEADKTLFRPIGINRNHDVHILQIRNNVPAAVAGIHWLAFGANTFNTVVPFYANVNDTPASYKDADGTFNLNHMYWLSCTTALLGDTDYDFYVDMRNSYELEAMSAYRKIENDTDADLANHQDVTAYLEAANQQLADTAMKLQTKLLGDMVIAGSEKMKLRYNLND, translated from the coding sequence ATGGAAAAACGTATTAAAGGTTCATGTACCACGATTCTAGTTGGAAAAAAAGCCTCAATCGATGGCTCAACCATCATTTCACGGAACGATGATGGTCATGAAGCCTTAGATCCTGAACGATTAGTTGTGGTTAATCCTGAAGATCAGCCACGGCATTACCAATCAGTTATTAGTAAGGTTCAAGTCGACTTACCCGACAAGCCCTTACGGTATACTTCAATTCCAAACTCAATCTTGACCAATGGGACCTGGCCAGCAGCAGGGATTAATAGCGAGAACATCGCCATGTCCGCAACCGAAACCATCACCACGAACTCGCGTATCTTGGGAATCGATCCTTTGGTTGCCGGCGGAATTGGTGAAGAAGACCTTTGCACCCTAGTATTACCATACATTCACAGCGCCAAGGAAGGCGTTACCCGTCTAGGTGCCCTGCTTGAACAATACGGAACTTACGAACCAAACGGCATCGCCTTTTCTGATCAAGACGAAATCTGGTGGTTAGAAACTATCGGTGGCCATCATTGGGCTGCTAAGCGTATTCCTGACGACGCTTACGTAGTTGCTCCGAACCGGATGAATATCGACGATTTTGACTTTGCTGCCGATGACACCTTGGCTTCAGCCGACCTTGAACAACTGATTGAAGAACATCACTTGAATCCCGACTTTGACCGTGTCAACTTGCGGCACATCTTTGGGAGTGCTTCAATCAAAGATACGGTTTACAACAACCCCCGGGCTTGGTTTGGTCAAAAGTACTTTACGCCGGACGTTGAACAGGATCCAATGGAACAAGACTTACCATTCATCTGTCATGCCAACCGTAAGATTTCTATCGAAGACGTCAAGTTCGTTTTGAGTTCTCACTTTGAAAACACGAAATACGATGTTTACGGGAGTGGCTCTGAAGCTGATAAGACCCTTTTCCGGCCAATCGGGATCAACCGCAACCACGATGTGCACATCTTACAGATTCGCAACAACGTGCCTGCTGCGGTTGCCGGTATTCACTGGTTAGCCTTTGGTGCCAATACCTTTAACACGGTCGTACCATTCTATGCCAATGTCAATGACACGCCAGCTAGCTATAAAGATGCGGACGGCACCTTTAATCTTAACCACATGTACTGGCTAAGTTGTACGACCGCCCTTTTAGGGGATACCGACTACGATTTCTACGTGGACATGCGGAATAGTTACGAACTCGAAGCCATGAGTGCTTACCGTAAAATCGAAAATGATACCGACGCTGACTTGGCTAACCACCAAGACGTCACGGCCTATCTCGAAGCGGCTAACCAGCAATTGGCCGATACCGCGATGAAGTTACAAACCAAATTACTCGGTGATATGGTCATTGCCGGTTCTGAAAAAATGAAATTACGTTATAATTTGAACGATTAA
- a CDS encoding helix-turn-helix domain-containing protein — MDRGRRATLEERIAIVKYTLDHCNDYREAAKHFNVSYPQVYTWVRKYRQRGMEGLVDHRGRPKQD, encoded by the coding sequence ATGGATCGAGGACGTCGCGCGACGCTGGAAGAACGAATTGCGATCGTCAAATACACGTTGGACCATTGCAATGATTATCGGGAAGCCGCTAAGCATTTTAACGTTTCATATCCTCAAGTCTATACGTGGGTACGAAAATATCGGCAACGTGGTATGGAAGGTTTGGTTGATCACCGTGGCCGACCGAAGCAAGACTAA
- the recQ gene encoding DNA helicase RecQ → MIDLAAAQQVLKTTFGYDEFRPGQKAVIEQVLAGENTLAIMPTGGGKSLCYQIPALLFQGLTVVVSPLISLMKDQVDALNDNGIAATFINSSLDFQAINERLQELRAGDYTLLYVAPERLDSDYFIQALGRLPIQLLAIDEAHCISQWGHDFRPSYLALSTAIEQLPTHPQVLALTATATEQVAEDICGRLAIDPQHEVNTGFARDNLDLTVVKDQDTDRYILDYLKVNHGEAGIIYASTRKEVMRLTSLLQKHDIKATPYHAGLDDMVRRQNQEDFLYDRVDVMVATNAFGMGIDKSNVRFVIHAQVPGTLEAYYQEAGRAGRDGLPSEAILIFRPSDIQLQHFFIDESEMDTEHRHLAYQKLQVMTRYANTQGCLQQFILKYFGEASAPCGRCSNCTDQRESQDITTAAQQVLSCVVRLHSRFGKGVVAQVLTGANNQRVRESNLNTLSTYGLMSGQRQKSVVELIDFLTASGYLQSVGGQYPTLAVTASGVAVLKGTTTVHRKTVQKVQQTVPENSALFEQLRTLRRQLAEEQGVPPFVIFSDKTLHSMCDLMPEDDATFLKVKGVGASKLEKYGETFMATIRAAAHAEATTSVDDGAE, encoded by the coding sequence ATGATTGACTTAGCGGCGGCACAGCAAGTATTAAAAACCACGTTTGGATATGATGAGTTCCGACCGGGGCAAAAAGCAGTGATCGAACAAGTGCTAGCCGGTGAAAACACCCTGGCAATCATGCCTACTGGTGGTGGTAAATCATTATGTTATCAAATTCCAGCGTTACTTTTTCAGGGCCTGACCGTCGTTGTCTCACCACTGATTTCTTTAATGAAAGATCAAGTGGATGCATTAAATGATAACGGGATTGCAGCGACCTTTATTAATAGTTCACTGGATTTTCAAGCAATTAACGAGCGGCTCCAAGAATTACGGGCGGGCGATTATACCTTGCTATACGTAGCGCCAGAGCGGTTAGATTCAGATTACTTCATCCAAGCATTGGGACGATTGCCAATTCAACTCTTGGCTATTGATGAAGCCCATTGTATTTCGCAGTGGGGACATGATTTTCGGCCTAGTTATTTGGCGTTGAGTACGGCGATTGAGCAATTGCCGACTCATCCGCAAGTCTTAGCCTTGACCGCTACGGCGACTGAACAAGTTGCTGAAGATATTTGTGGTCGGCTAGCGATTGATCCACAGCATGAAGTCAATACTGGCTTTGCGCGGGATAACTTAGACTTGACGGTGGTCAAGGATCAAGATACGGATCGATATATTTTAGATTATTTGAAGGTCAATCATGGCGAGGCGGGGATTATTTATGCGAGCACCCGTAAAGAAGTGATGCGTTTGACCAGCCTGCTGCAAAAGCATGATATTAAGGCAACGCCATATCACGCCGGACTTGATGACATGGTTCGTCGTCAAAATCAAGAGGACTTTTTGTATGATCGGGTCGATGTGATGGTGGCAACTAACGCCTTTGGGATGGGAATTGATAAGAGCAACGTGCGGTTTGTAATTCATGCGCAGGTCCCAGGTACCTTAGAAGCATACTACCAGGAAGCCGGTCGGGCTGGCCGGGATGGGTTGCCGAGTGAAGCGATTTTGATTTTTCGACCTAGTGATATTCAACTCCAGCATTTCTTTATTGATGAGTCTGAGATGGATACGGAACATCGGCACTTAGCGTATCAAAAGTTACAAGTAATGACGCGGTATGCGAATACGCAAGGCTGTTTACAACAGTTTATTTTGAAATACTTTGGTGAAGCATCTGCGCCGTGTGGTCGGTGTAGTAATTGTACTGATCAACGGGAATCACAGGATATTACCACGGCGGCACAACAAGTACTATCGTGTGTTGTGCGACTGCATTCCCGGTTTGGTAAGGGAGTAGTGGCCCAGGTCTTGACAGGGGCTAATAATCAGCGGGTTCGTGAGTCAAATCTGAATACCTTATCAACGTACGGGTTAATGTCCGGTCAGCGCCAAAAGAGCGTGGTAGAATTGATTGATTTTTTGACTGCGAGCGGTTATTTGCAATCTGTAGGGGGACAATACCCGACACTCGCGGTAACGGCCAGCGGAGTAGCCGTACTTAAGGGAACGACTACGGTGCACCGCAAGACGGTCCAAAAAGTGCAACAAACGGTTCCTGAAAATAGTGCGCTCTTTGAACAGTTACGGACACTTCGACGTCAATTGGCCGAAGAGCAAGGCGTGCCACCATTCGTCATCTTTTCCGATAAGACGTTGCATTCGATGTGTGACCTGATGCCAGAAGATGACGCGACCTTCTTGAAGGTGAAAGGGGTCGGAGCTAGCAAGCTTGAAAAGTATGGTGAGACCTTTATGGCAACGATTCGAGCAGCAGCACACGCGGAAGCGACCACTAGTGTTGACGACGGTGCTGAATAA
- a CDS encoding RluA family pseudouridine synthase has product MQFTWQHQGQSIAMKRFLTTHAISMRTIKAIKHGSGTFVVNGQVRTGVITIHDGDIAGVQLPDEAPDTAVASSARPVQVEYEDANWLVINKPAGLTSVPGPSNRTDTLVNRIKGYLIATQAANQRPHLITRLDRDTSGLVLVAKHRVAQGMLTEPRIAAQLVKTYQAWIEGTIIPAGGTIDQPIGRMSDSPRRTVMATGQRAITKYQVEVTDLQHSVSRLRLELVTGRTHQIRVHLTALGHPLLGDALYGGSQDWIQRQALHAATLQFFDPFTEKILHFEAALPADLQALNRR; this is encoded by the coding sequence ATGCAATTTACGTGGCAACATCAGGGCCAATCGATAGCGATGAAACGCTTTTTGACTACGCATGCCATTAGTATGCGGACTATCAAGGCAATCAAACATGGGAGTGGTACGTTTGTCGTTAATGGTCAAGTCCGGACGGGCGTGATTACAATTCATGATGGGGACATTGCGGGTGTACAGCTTCCGGATGAAGCCCCTGATACGGCGGTTGCAAGCAGTGCACGGCCGGTGCAAGTTGAATATGAAGATGCAAATTGGTTAGTCATCAATAAACCGGCCGGGTTGACTAGTGTTCCTGGCCCCAGCAATCGCACTGATACCTTAGTTAACCGAATCAAAGGTTATTTAATAGCTACGCAAGCTGCTAATCAGCGACCACATCTAATCACACGTTTGGACCGGGATACGAGTGGGCTAGTGTTGGTTGCTAAACACCGAGTGGCCCAGGGGATGTTAACGGAGCCTCGAATTGCGGCTCAATTGGTTAAGACTTATCAGGCTTGGATTGAAGGTACCATTATTCCTGCTGGTGGCACGATTGATCAACCCATAGGCCGTATGTCGGATAGTCCGCGTCGTACGGTTATGGCGACTGGACAACGGGCAATTACGAAATACCAAGTTGAAGTGACTGATTTGCAGCATAGCGTGAGTCGGCTACGGTTAGAATTAGTGACTGGTCGGACCCATCAAATTCGGGTCCATTTAACGGCGTTGGGTCATCCGTTATTAGGTGACGCGTTATACGGTGGCAGTCAGGATTGGATTCAACGGCAAGCTTTACATGCGGCAACTTTACAGTTTTTCGATCCCTTTACGGAAAAAATCTTACACTTTGAAGCGGCTTTACCAGCTGATTTGCAAGCCTTAAATCGGCGGTAG
- a CDS encoding ArsR/SmtB family transcription factor codes for MANFQQSETALTESATLINIFAEKIRRQIIIALGNSDNGLNVTDITALVNISRPAVSHHLRLMREAGVIDMRSNGVEHIYFLTLAAPLQQLQATFATLTADNATLSQS; via the coding sequence ATGGCTAATTTTCAACAATCGGAAACAGCACTTACTGAAAGTGCCACACTCATTAATATCTTTGCCGAAAAGATTCGGCGTCAAATTATCATTGCTCTGGGGAACAGTGATAATGGTCTCAACGTTACTGATATTACCGCATTAGTAAATATTTCACGGCCCGCTGTTTCACACCACCTACGCTTGATGCGTGAAGCGGGCGTTATCGATATGCGCAGTAATGGTGTCGAACACATCTACTTTCTTACGCTAGCCGCACCATTACAGCAACTCCAAGCAACCTTCGCAACTTTAACTGCTGATAACGCGACGCTTAGTCAGTCCTAA
- a CDS encoding flavodoxin family protein: MIGVANVKVLGILGAHRVDGVTAQLLQAVLKGAATSAETELVDLNDYKLRPDHDGQPNNDLNILEAKLLAADVWILAAPTYLGSLSGVMKNFCDCFRGRIARFNSIGEAVPDRFKNKHYVTITDCYAGGLENYLTGVTDATFKTLDKFLTMGGLIKLREIVVTKTWGMQTLTAAKQAECERVGARAAHKKERDDSTVKRYIQLFFMIAVMALLTMGIEAGIQQLIPLNNFWAYYGVFVVVFYVLLALILHFFTVVKHRRR; the protein is encoded by the coding sequence ATGATAGGAGTGGCAAATGTGAAAGTCTTAGGAATATTAGGAGCGCACCGAGTGGATGGTGTAACGGCGCAGTTATTGCAAGCCGTTTTAAAGGGTGCCGCAACCAGTGCAGAAACGGAGTTGGTTGACCTCAACGATTATAAATTGCGGCCAGACCACGATGGACAACCGAATAATGATTTAAATATATTGGAAGCCAAACTATTGGCGGCGGATGTCTGGATACTGGCCGCACCGACTTATTTAGGTAGCTTGTCAGGTGTGATGAAGAATTTCTGTGACTGTTTTCGGGGCCGCATTGCACGTTTTAATTCGATCGGTGAGGCGGTGCCAGATCGATTTAAAAACAAGCATTACGTCACGATTACGGATTGTTATGCTGGGGGGCTTGAGAATTACTTGACGGGTGTAACTGACGCGACGTTTAAAACTTTAGATAAATTTTTGACCATGGGTGGTCTTATCAAGTTACGAGAGATTGTCGTGACTAAGACGTGGGGCATGCAGACGCTTACAGCTGCTAAACAAGCAGAATGTGAGCGGGTTGGTGCGCGGGCCGCGCATAAAAAGGAAAGGGATGACAGTACGGTGAAACGCTATATTCAATTATTCTTTATGATTGCAGTGATGGCACTACTAACAATGGGTATCGAAGCGGGTATTCAACAATTAATTCCGCTGAATAATTTTTGGGCCTATTATGGCGTGTTTGTGGTGGTTTTTTACGTGCTTTTAGCACTGATTTTACATTTCTTCACCGTTGTCAAACACCGGCGTCGTTAA